One Erpetoichthys calabaricus chromosome 9, fErpCal1.3, whole genome shotgun sequence genomic region harbors:
- the LOC114657747 gene encoding chemokine-like factor, translating into MDVDAAYPRSQRGALKIAEMAVIFVSLICFSSVPDTPYITVTCLEMLISLLIFLLYLTKLNKKITIFFWPLIDILNSTFAAVYMCILCLIAVSTYTARGTLAGGITGLIASGILATDGYLLFTKITFNQCKRPEISATNKPEIS; encoded by the exons ATGGACGTTGACGCAGCTTACCCCCGGTCTCAAAGAGGCGCCCTGAAGATCGCAGAAATG GCTGTTATCTTTGTATCACTTATTTGCTTTTCTTCAGTTCCTGACACTCCTTATATTACTGTAACCTGCTTGGAAATGCTGATAAGTCTCCTGATTTTCCTCTTGTatctgacaaaattaaacaagaagatAACAATTTTCTTCTGGCCTCTGATT GACATTTTAAACTCAACCTTTGCAGCAGTGTATATGTGCATTTTGTGTTTGATTGCTGTTAGCACATATACTGCACGTGGGACTTTGGCAGGAGGG ATTACTGGTTTAATTGCTTCTGGAATCTTGGCTACTGATGGCTATCTACTCTTcacaaaaattacttttaatcAATGTAAACGTCCTGAGATTTCAGCCACAAATAAACCTGAAATAAGTTGA